Proteins from a single region of Segatella copri:
- a CDS encoding elongation factor G has protein sequence MRVYQTNEIKNIALLGSAGSGKTTLAESMLFEAGVIKRKGSVEAKNTVSDYFPVELEYGYSVFPTVFHVEWNNKKLNIIDCPGSDDFVGGAITSLNVTDQAVILINGQYGPEVGTQNNFRYTEKLGKPVIFLVNQLDSDKCDFDNIIATMKDIYGSKCVQIQYPIETGSGFNALIDVLLMKKYSWKPEGGAPIIEDIPEEEMEKAMELHTALVEAAAENDEGLMEKFFESESLTEDELREGIRKGLVTRSIFPVFCVCAGKSMGVHRLMEFLGNVVPFVSEMPKLHNTRGEEITPDSNGPESVYFFKTGMEPHIGEVSYFKVMSGSIKNGDDLTNADRGSKERIGQIYACAGANRVPVEQLNAGDIGCTVKMKDVKTGNTLNGKGAEWRFDFIKYPNPKYSRAIKAANVQDTEKLMAALLKMRQEDPTWIVDQSKELRQVIVRGQGEFHLRTLKWRLENNEKLNVTFEEPRIPYRETITKKARADYRHKKQSGGSGQFGEVHLIVEPYAEGMPDPTSFTFNGQEFKMNIKSREEVSLPWGGKLVFLNSVVGGAIDARFMPAILKGVMDCMEHGPLTGSYARDVRVIVYDGKMHPVDSNELSFMLAARHAFSDAFKQAGPKILEPIYDLEVYVPADFMGDVMSDLQGRRALIMGMDSEAGYQKLSAKIPLKELASYSISLSSLTGGRASFTTKFASYELVPSDIQSKLIADHEAELEKDAE, from the coding sequence ATGAGAGTTTATCAGACAAATGAGATTAAAAACATTGCGCTGTTGGGCAGTGCGGGTAGCGGCAAGACTACACTTGCCGAGAGTATGTTATTTGAAGCAGGCGTTATCAAGCGTAAAGGCTCTGTAGAAGCGAAAAATACGGTGAGCGACTACTTCCCAGTCGAGTTGGAATACGGCTACTCTGTGTTCCCTACAGTTTTTCATGTAGAGTGGAACAACAAGAAGCTTAACATTATAGATTGCCCAGGTAGCGATGATTTCGTGGGAGGCGCCATTACTTCACTCAATGTTACCGATCAGGCAGTTATCCTTATTAATGGTCAGTATGGTCCAGAAGTAGGTACACAGAACAACTTCCGTTATACAGAGAAGTTGGGTAAACCTGTCATCTTCCTGGTAAACCAGCTCGACTCAGACAAGTGCGACTTTGATAATATCATAGCCACCATGAAGGACATTTACGGTTCTAAGTGTGTGCAGATACAATATCCTATTGAGACCGGCTCAGGCTTCAATGCTCTCATTGACGTCTTATTGATGAAAAAATATTCCTGGAAGCCTGAGGGCGGTGCTCCTATTATTGAAGATATTCCAGAAGAGGAAATGGAGAAAGCCATGGAACTTCATACGGCTCTTGTAGAGGCTGCAGCCGAGAACGATGAGGGACTGATGGAGAAGTTCTTCGAGAGCGAGAGCCTGACAGAAGATGAACTTCGCGAGGGCATCCGCAAGGGATTAGTTACCCGTAGCATCTTCCCTGTGTTCTGCGTTTGTGCAGGTAAGTCGATGGGCGTTCACCGCCTGATGGAGTTCCTGGGCAATGTGGTTCCTTTCGTAAGCGAGATGCCGAAACTGCATAATACACGTGGTGAAGAAATTACACCAGACAGCAATGGTCCTGAGAGTGTTTACTTCTTCAAGACTGGTATGGAACCTCATATCGGTGAGGTAAGCTACTTCAAGGTGATGAGCGGCTCTATCAAAAATGGTGACGACCTGACTAATGCAGATCGTGGCTCCAAGGAGCGTATCGGACAGATTTATGCCTGTGCGGGTGCCAACCGTGTGCCTGTAGAGCAGTTGAATGCCGGTGATATTGGCTGTACCGTGAAGATGAAGGACGTGAAGACAGGCAATACCCTTAATGGTAAGGGAGCTGAGTGGCGTTTCGACTTCATTAAATATCCTAACCCTAAGTATTCACGTGCTATCAAGGCTGCCAATGTTCAGGATACAGAGAAACTGATGGCTGCACTCCTGAAGATGCGCCAGGAAGACCCTACTTGGATTGTTGATCAGAGCAAGGAATTGCGCCAGGTAATCGTAAGAGGACAGGGTGAGTTCCATCTCCGCACGCTGAAGTGGCGTCTGGAAAACAACGAAAAACTCAATGTGACTTTCGAAGAGCCACGTATACCTTATCGTGAGACTATTACCAAGAAGGCTCGTGCTGACTACCGCCATAAGAAACAGAGTGGTGGCTCTGGTCAGTTTGGTGAGGTGCATCTCATAGTTGAACCATACGCAGAAGGTATGCCTGATCCTACGTCATTTACCTTCAACGGTCAGGAGTTCAAGATGAATATCAAGAGCCGTGAAGAGGTTAGTTTGCCATGGGGTGGTAAACTGGTATTCCTCAACTCTGTGGTTGGTGGTGCCATTGATGCCCGCTTCATGCCAGCTATTCTGAAGGGTGTTATGGACTGTATGGAACATGGTCCGTTGACGGGCAGTTATGCACGTGATGTACGTGTCATCGTTTATGATGGTAAGATGCACCCAGTAGATAGTAATGAACTTTCGTTCATGCTTGCTGCCCGCCATGCGTTCAGCGATGCCTTCAAACAGGCTGGTCCGAAGATTCTGGAGCCTATCTATGATCTTGAGGTTTATGTGCCTGCTGATTTCATGGGTGATGTGATGAGTGATCTCCAGGGACGTCGTGCTCTCATTATGGGTATGGACAGCGAGGCCGGTTACCAGAAGTTGAGTGCCAAGATACCTCTGAAGGAACTTGCCAGCTATTCCATCTCTCTGAGTTCATTGACGGGTGGACGTGCTTCATTCACTACCAAGTTTGCCAGCTACGAGTTGGTTCCTTCCGACATTCAGAGTAAGCTGATTGCGGATCATGAGGCAGAATTGGAGAAGGATGCTGAATAG
- a CDS encoding sensor histidine kinase: MKKKTIWIIAIIMGFSFLALLYLQLSYIQEMVNMKKEQFDESVNRALYQASRNLELNETLRYLEKNVNETERKANKDKNKGTAVYSTFELKTNATHPGNMPKAMILRSDKNSLTETQKSLQEIVKNRYVYQKALLDEVVYSILYSASDKPLKERINFKQLDQDLKAEMMNNGINIPYHFTVTTQDGREVYRCPDYTDEGEEYSYSQVLFRNDPQSKMGVVRVHFPDMNSYIFSSVRFMIPSVIFTLVLLITFIFTIVVIFRQKRYTEIKNDFINNMTHELKTPIASISLAAQMLNDTSVAKSEQMQKHLGNVINDESKRLRFLVEKVLQMSMFDRKKAVFKKKELDLNEMVENIANSFSLRVEHTGGKVYTDIEAIDSGLYVDEVHFQNVIFNLMDNAVKYRKPDEPLNITMKTWNDEEHLYLSITDTGLGMKKENLKKIFDKFYRVHTGNVHDVKGFGLGLAYVKKIVDLHDGEIKVDSELGKGTTFTIKLPVIHS; encoded by the coding sequence ATGAAGAAGAAAACGATTTGGATCATAGCCATTATCATGGGCTTTTCGTTCCTTGCGCTGCTTTACTTGCAGCTCAGTTACATCCAGGAGATGGTAAACATGAAGAAGGAACAGTTTGACGAGTCGGTCAATAGAGCCCTGTATCAAGCTTCAAGAAATTTGGAGCTTAATGAAACTCTGCGCTATCTCGAAAAGAATGTCAACGAGACAGAACGTAAGGCCAATAAAGATAAGAACAAGGGAACGGCAGTTTATTCAACTTTCGAGCTGAAGACAAATGCTACACATCCTGGCAATATGCCGAAGGCGATGATACTGCGTAGCGATAAGAATTCGCTGACAGAAACACAGAAGTCGCTTCAGGAAATCGTGAAGAACCGCTATGTCTATCAGAAAGCGTTGCTGGATGAGGTGGTATATTCTATCCTTTATTCGGCATCAGACAAGCCGCTGAAGGAGAGAATCAACTTCAAGCAGCTCGATCAGGACCTCAAGGCTGAGATGATGAATAATGGTATCAACATACCTTATCATTTCACCGTGACTACCCAGGATGGGCGAGAGGTTTACCGCTGTCCTGACTATACGGACGAGGGTGAGGAATACAGCTACTCACAGGTACTCTTCCGCAACGACCCACAGTCGAAGATGGGCGTAGTAAGGGTACATTTCCCGGATATGAACAGCTATATCTTCTCCAGTGTGCGCTTCATGATTCCTAGTGTCATTTTTACGCTGGTACTGCTGATTACCTTCATCTTTACCATCGTGGTCATCTTTAGACAAAAGAGGTATACTGAAATAAAGAATGATTTCATCAATAACATGACCCACGAACTGAAGACGCCGATTGCCAGTATCAGTCTGGCAGCGCAGATGCTCAATGATACCTCGGTAGCAAAGAGTGAACAGATGCAGAAACATCTGGGTAACGTGATCAACGATGAATCGAAGCGTCTTCGTTTTCTGGTAGAAAAGGTATTACAGATGAGTATGTTCGACCGCAAGAAGGCGGTGTTCAAGAAGAAAGAACTCGATCTGAACGAGATGGTTGAGAATATTGCCAATTCCTTCTCGCTCCGCGTTGAGCATACAGGTGGTAAGGTCTATACCGATATCGAAGCCATCGATTCGGGACTATATGTTGACGAGGTGCATTTCCAGAATGTCATCTTCAATCTGATGGACAATGCTGTGAAATACCGCAAGCCGGACGAGCCGCTTAACATTACGATGAAGACCTGGAATGATGAAGAACATCTGTATCTCTCGATTACAGATACCGGTCTGGGTATGAAGAAGGAGAATCTGAAGAAGATATTCGACAAGTTCTACCGCGTACATACGGGCAATGTCCATGATGTGAAGGGATTCGGATTGGGACTGGCTTATGTCAAGAAGATAGTAGATCTTCATGATGGTGAAATTAAGGTAGATAGCGAATTGGGAAAGGGTACAACCTTTACCATCAAGTTGCCGGTGATTCACAGTTAA
- the rprY gene encoding response regulator transcription factor RprY, whose product MEEKIKILLCEDDENLGMLLREYLQAKGFTTVLCPDGEVGYKEFNKNKFDIAVLDVMMPKKDGFTLAQEIRQTNADLPIIFLTAKTLKEDILEGFKIGADDYITKPFSMEELVFRVEAILRRVRGKKSKESTMYHIGDFTFDTQKQLLTIGEKQTKLTTKENELLALLCAHSNEILQRDFALKTIWIDDNYFNARSMDVYITKLRKHLKDDPQIEIINIHGKGYKLIVPNED is encoded by the coding sequence ATGGAAGAGAAAATTAAAATCTTGCTTTGCGAGGACGATGAAAATTTAGGTATGTTGCTTCGCGAATATTTGCAGGCAAAGGGATTTACCACAGTTCTGTGCCCTGATGGCGAGGTAGGTTATAAGGAATTCAATAAAAATAAGTTTGATATTGCAGTACTCGACGTGATGATGCCAAAGAAGGACGGCTTTACCCTGGCACAGGAAATTCGTCAGACCAATGCCGACCTCCCAATCATCTTCCTTACTGCCAAGACATTGAAGGAAGATATCCTTGAAGGTTTCAAGATTGGTGCTGATGATTATATCACCAAGCCATTCTCTATGGAGGAATTGGTGTTCCGTGTAGAGGCTATTCTCCGCCGCGTACGTGGCAAGAAGAGCAAGGAGTCTACCATGTATCACATTGGTGACTTTACCTTCGATACCCAGAAGCAGCTTCTTACCATTGGTGAAAAGCAGACCAAGCTTACCACCAAGGAGAATGAACTTCTTGCTTTGCTCTGTGCTCACTCTAATGAAATTCTGCAGCGTGATTTTGCTCTGAAGACCATCTGGATTGATGACAATTACTTCAATGCACGCTCAATGGATGTTTATATCACTAAACTCCGTAAGCATTTGAAGGACGATCCTCAGATTGAAATCATCAATATCCATGGTAAGGGATACAAACTCATTGTTCCTAACGAGGATTAA
- the rpsF gene encoding 30S ribosomal protein S6 yields the protein MNQYETVFILTPVLSDEQMKETVAKFEKVLTDNGAEILNKETWGLKKLAYNIEKKTSGFYSLVEFKAEPTVIAKLETAYRRDEKVIRYMTVKLDKYAAAYAEKRRAKLGKKEEA from the coding sequence ATGAATCAATACGAAACCGTTTTCATTTTGACTCCCGTTTTGTCTGATGAACAGATGAAGGAAACGGTCGCTAAGTTCGAGAAGGTACTCACCGATAATGGTGCTGAGATTCTGAACAAAGAGACTTGGGGTTTGAAGAAGTTGGCTTACAACATCGAGAAGAAGACATCAGGCTTCTACAGCTTGGTTGAATTCAAGGCTGAGCCAACTGTTATCGCTAAGCTCGAAACAGCTTATCGCCGCGACGAGAAAGTAATTCGTTACATGACTGTTAAACTTGACAAGTATGCTGCCGCTTACGCAGAGAAGCGTCGTGCAAAGCTTGGTAAAAAAGAGGAGGCTTAA
- the rpsR gene encoding 30S ribosomal protein S18 — translation MADQKSEIRYLTAPSIDTKKKKYCRFKKSGIKYIDYKDPEFLKKFLNEQGKILPRRITGTSLKYQRRVAQAVKRARQIALLPYVTDLMK, via the coding sequence ATGGCAGATCAGAAATCAGAAATCCGTTATTTGACTGCTCCTTCTATCGACACAAAGAAGAAGAAGTATTGCCGTTTCAAGAAGAGCGGTATTAAGTACATCGACTACAAGGATCCAGAGTTCTTGAAGAAGTTCTTGAACGAGCAGGGTAAAATCCTTCCACGTCGTATCACAGGTACATCTTTGAAGTATCAGCGCCGTGTAGCACAGGCTGTAAAGCGTGCTCGCCAGATCGCTTTGCTTCCTTACGTAACCGATTTGATGAAGTAA
- the rplI gene encoding 50S ribosomal protein L9: MEIILKQDIIGLGYKNDIVNVKSGYGRNFLIPTGKAVIASPSAKKQLAEDLKQQAHKLEAIKAEAVKKGEALEGIVLTIAAKVSATGQLYGSVNAATVAEELAKKGIEVDRKIITMKDAKKVGEYEATVHYHKEVEVKVPVNVVAENAPVAAPAAEEAPVEAPAEAAAEEEAPAAE; encoded by the coding sequence ATGGAAATTATTTTGAAGCAAGATATTATCGGTCTTGGATATAAGAACGATATCGTAAATGTAAAGAGTGGTTATGGTCGTAACTTCCTTATCCCTACAGGTAAGGCTGTTATCGCATCTCCATCTGCAAAAAAGCAGTTGGCTGAAGATTTGAAGCAGCAGGCTCACAAGCTTGAGGCTATCAAGGCTGAGGCTGTTAAGAAGGGCGAGGCTCTCGAGGGCATTGTTCTTACTATCGCTGCTAAGGTGAGCGCTACTGGTCAGCTCTATGGCTCAGTTAACGCTGCAACTGTTGCTGAGGAACTCGCTAAGAAGGGCATCGAGGTTGATCGCAAGATCATCACTATGAAGGATGCTAAGAAGGTTGGTGAGTACGAGGCTACTGTACACTACCACAAGGAGGTTGAGGTTAAGGTTCCTGTTAATGTTGTTGCTGAGAACGCTCCTGTTGCAGCTCCTGCTGCTGAGGAGGCTCCAGTTGAGGCACCTGCTGAGGCTGCAGCTGAGGAAGAGGCTCCAGCAGCTGAATAA
- the fabD gene encoding ACP S-malonyltransferase — translation MKAFVFPGQGSQFVGMGKDLYDNNALAKELFDKADEILGFKITDIMFAGTDDQLKETKVTQPAVFLHSVISALCLGEEFKPAMVAGHSLGEFSALVAAGAMAFEDGLKLVAARANAMQKACEANPGTMAAIIGLPDEKVEEICAEVSTEGNVVVAANYNCPGQLVISGNVDAINAACEKLKAAGAKRALPLKVGGAFHSPLMQPAKDELQAAIEKTTFSAPKCPVYQNVDGKPHTDPAEIQQNLIAQLTSSVRWTSSVQAMIADGADDFTECGPGKALQGMIGRIDKNVAAHGIA, via the coding sequence ATGAAAGCATTTGTTTTCCCTGGACAGGGTTCTCAGTTCGTAGGTATGGGTAAGGATCTCTACGATAACAACGCATTGGCAAAAGAACTTTTTGATAAGGCCGACGAGATTCTCGGCTTCAAGATTACTGATATCATGTTCGCCGGTACCGACGATCAGTTGAAGGAAACCAAGGTTACCCAGCCTGCTGTATTCCTCCATTCTGTTATCTCTGCTCTTTGCCTGGGTGAGGAGTTCAAGCCAGCTATGGTTGCAGGTCACTCTCTCGGTGAGTTCTCTGCATTGGTTGCTGCCGGTGCTATGGCTTTCGAGGATGGTTTGAAACTCGTTGCTGCCCGTGCCAACGCTATGCAGAAGGCTTGCGAGGCTAACCCTGGTACCATGGCTGCCATCATCGGTTTGCCAGATGAGAAGGTTGAGGAAATCTGCGCTGAGGTAAGTACAGAAGGCAACGTGGTAGTTGCTGCTAACTACAACTGCCCTGGTCAGCTCGTTATCTCTGGTAACGTGGATGCTATCAATGCAGCTTGCGAGAAGCTGAAGGCTGCTGGTGCTAAGCGTGCATTGCCTTTGAAGGTTGGTGGTGCTTTCCACTCTCCATTGATGCAGCCAGCTAAGGATGAACTTCAGGCTGCTATCGAGAAGACTACATTCTCTGCTCCTAAGTGTCCGGTTTACCAGAATGTAGACGGTAAGCCTCATACTGATCCAGCTGAGATTCAGCAGAACCTCATCGCACAGCTTACAAGCTCTGTACGTTGGACTTCATCTGTACAGGCTATGATTGCTGATGGTGCTGATGACTTCACAGAGTGTGGTCCTGGCAAGGCATTGCAGGGTATGATTGGCCGCATCGACAAGAATGTTGCCGCTCATGGTATTGCTTAA
- a CDS encoding alpha-amylase family glycosyl hydrolase — MKEKVIIYQVLPRLFGNQNTTCKENGTIEENGCGKLNNFSDEVLARIHDMGFTHIWYTGVIRHATQTNYSSYGIPTQHAEVVKGKAGSPYAITDYYDIDPDLAVNVSMRMKEWEQLIERTHKAGMKVIMDFVPNHVAREYHSICKPTGVRDLGEDDDPNMHFSTRNNFYYAWGDLDLNEIRQSKPEFKAFSAKDAKIYEPYTESPARATGNDRFDNHPGCNDWYETVKLNYGVDYCDAGGRSYHYEPVPNTWGKMTDILLFWASKGVDGFRCDMAEMVPTAFWSYATGILKAKYPHIVVIGEVYDPNQYRNFVKAGFDYLYDKVGMYDCLRGVLRGERPAASITHEWQVVDDIRDHMLYFLENHDEQRIASDFFCGSAMKAIPAAAMSLFFQKNPFMLYSGQEFGEKGMDKEGFSGTDGRTTIFDYWSPETLTHAYQDSSGSALSQEQKYLAATYRQLLRFANEEKAIREGETFDLMYVNPGSENFDPRTNFAFLRKKDDEAMLIVLNFAQEARQLQVCIPGHAFDFFHIAEEELLVTELFSGGKKKVELKKDGVFPISMDANGVRIYKFNVKMEESDIILNEHHKEEFPPAHTAEHLLNQLMVRMFGCDRSKNAHIERKKSKMTFLVDHKPTRQEEKAIETEMNRLIELDMPVTYEFVDRDHIPANVKLDRLPDDASETLRLVRIGDYDVCPCIGKHVRSTAQIGKFVLLGTNWDEHAHSLRIRFKIVQ; from the coding sequence ATGAAGGAAAAAGTTATTATATACCAGGTTCTCCCACGACTCTTCGGAAACCAGAATACAACCTGTAAGGAAAATGGTACCATCGAAGAAAATGGTTGCGGAAAGTTGAATAATTTCTCAGATGAAGTTCTGGCTCGCATCCACGATATGGGATTTACACATATTTGGTATACGGGTGTGATTCGTCATGCCACTCAGACAAACTACTCTTCTTATGGAATTCCTACTCAGCATGCAGAGGTAGTGAAGGGAAAAGCAGGTTCGCCATATGCTATTACCGACTACTATGATATCGATCCAGACTTGGCTGTGAATGTCAGTATGAGAATGAAAGAGTGGGAGCAGCTGATAGAGCGTACTCACAAGGCTGGTATGAAAGTAATCATGGATTTCGTCCCAAACCATGTAGCCCGAGAGTATCATTCCATTTGCAAACCAACAGGTGTACGAGATTTGGGAGAAGATGATGATCCGAACATGCACTTCTCTACTAGGAATAATTTCTATTATGCATGGGGCGATTTGGATTTGAATGAAATCCGTCAATCCAAACCAGAGTTCAAGGCTTTTTCTGCGAAAGATGCCAAGATTTATGAACCTTATACCGAGAGCCCAGCCAGAGCTACAGGAAACGACCGGTTTGATAACCATCCTGGCTGTAACGACTGGTATGAGACCGTGAAACTCAATTACGGTGTAGATTACTGTGATGCAGGAGGCAGAAGCTATCATTATGAACCAGTGCCAAACACATGGGGCAAGATGACAGATATACTCCTCTTCTGGGCAAGCAAGGGCGTAGATGGCTTCCGCTGTGATATGGCAGAAATGGTGCCAACGGCATTCTGGTCATACGCTACCGGAATATTGAAGGCGAAGTATCCTCACATCGTGGTTATCGGTGAGGTATACGATCCTAACCAGTACCGCAACTTTGTAAAGGCTGGTTTCGATTATCTTTATGACAAGGTAGGAATGTATGATTGCCTGCGTGGTGTGCTTCGTGGTGAGCGTCCGGCAGCCAGTATCACTCACGAGTGGCAGGTAGTGGATGATATCCGCGATCACATGCTCTATTTCCTTGAGAATCATGATGAGCAGCGCATCGCCAGCGATTTCTTCTGTGGCTCAGCCATGAAGGCGATTCCTGCTGCAGCCATGAGTCTCTTCTTCCAGAAGAATCCTTTCATGCTTTACAGCGGTCAGGAATTCGGCGAGAAGGGAATGGATAAGGAAGGATTCAGCGGCACGGATGGTCGTACCACGATATTCGACTATTGGAGTCCTGAAACTCTGACACATGCCTATCAGGATTCATCTGGCTCGGCATTGAGTCAGGAGCAGAAATATCTGGCAGCCACTTATCGCCAGCTTCTTCGCTTCGCCAATGAAGAGAAAGCCATCCGCGAGGGTGAGACCTTCGATTTGATGTATGTGAATCCGGGTTCTGAGAATTTCGATCCCCGTACCAATTTCGCCTTCCTTCGCAAGAAGGATGATGAAGCCATGCTCATCGTACTTAATTTTGCTCAGGAGGCGCGTCAGTTGCAGGTTTGCATCCCTGGTCATGCTTTCGATTTCTTCCATATTGCTGAAGAGGAGTTGCTGGTAACAGAACTGTTCTCGGGTGGCAAGAAGAAGGTTGAATTGAAGAAGGATGGCGTGTTCCCGATATCAATGGATGCTAACGGAGTAAGAATCTATAAATTCAATGTCAAGATGGAGGAAAGTGATATCATATTGAATGAGCATCATAAGGAGGAGTTCCCTCCTGCTCATACGGCAGAGCATTTGCTCAATCAGCTGATGGTTCGCATGTTTGGCTGCGATCGCAGCAAGAATGCTCATATTGAGCGAAAGAAGAGTAAGATGACTTTCTTAGTCGATCATAAGCCTACCCGTCAGGAGGAAAAGGCGATTGAGACGGAAATGAATCGTCTGATAGAGCTTGATATGCCTGTTACTTACGAGTTTGTGGATCGTGACCACATTCCGGCTAACGTCAAGTTAGACCGTCTGCCGGATGATGCGAGCGAGACCTTGCGTCTGGTTCGTATCGGTGATTATGATGTTTGTCCATGTATCGGCAAGCATGTCCGTTCTACAGCCCAGATTGGCAAGTTCGTATTGCTTGGTACCAATTGGGATGAGCATGCGCATTCTTTGCGTATCCGCTTCAAGATTGTTCAGTAA